In Azospirillaceae bacterium, a genomic segment contains:
- a CDS encoding recombinase family protein: MLVRLYLRASTNDQDATRAQPQLEAFCIERGLTIAARYIENESGAKLDRPELFRLLTDSLPGDLILIEAADRLSRLNDGDWRRLRTELDVRQVRVVALDLPTSWMLAAPADEFTARMFAAMNSMMLDVLAAVARKDYEDRRRRQAQGIAKAKAHGKYQGRPEDTARNDGIAEMLKAGISWSKIQAATGCSRATISRVRQRDENAA; this comes from the coding sequence ATGCTGGTCCGACTTTACCTTCGCGCTTCCACGAACGATCAAGATGCGACCCGCGCACAGCCCCAGCTTGAAGCATTTTGCATTGAGCGCGGCTTGACCATCGCCGCCCGTTACATCGAAAATGAAAGCGGCGCCAAACTGGACCGGCCGGAATTATTCCGTTTGTTAACTGACAGCCTACCCGGCGACCTGATTCTGATAGAGGCTGCCGATAGGCTTTCCCGCCTGAACGACGGCGACTGGCGGCGCCTGCGGACGGAACTAGATGTGCGACAGGTGCGGGTAGTGGCGCTGGATCTGCCCACGTCGTGGATGTTGGCAGCCCCGGCCGATGAATTCACAGCGCGGATGTTCGCCGCCATGAATTCGATGATGCTGGACGTGCTGGCTGCCGTCGCCCGTAAAGATTATGAGGACCGCCGGCGGCGTCAAGCTCAGGGTATCGCCAAGGCGAAAGCCCACGGGAAATATCAGGGCCGACCGGAAGACACGGCTCGCAACGATGGAATCGCGGAGATGCTGAAAGCTGGAATTTCGTGGTCCAAGATTCAGGCCGCGACGGGATGCAGTCGCGCGACAATCTCGCGGGTTCGTCAGCGGGATGAAAACGCTGCATAA
- a CDS encoding DUF4339 domain-containing protein, whose translation MQNKPDTKWYYCIGQERFGPFSEADFVREILDDKIQDETLIWYHGAAGWIKLSDSPIAAMITTIRSRVSPPPISSSKEDRENIKASDEINEPIISNYWKKKFDSVEKMPRDGAGKPTINREGKWNSNIKNFSVASFWGFMFGPLYYIKLKMYHKAAFIISIWIIIQSIQQFIESISGVPLTGKFEYFLLIVIPMYCCFYVNIDYYRFIKYKENLWDWFPKILTPTQSVASVFLVSIILAIAVFQNFDSADDILNDVSGVWRGDDGTIASIDLISKKTISIGNSTVYCSLKNSDTVSGVAVLVCNHGKNSENILVTISKRQVKSGFTIAISINDSGEVQYSYVRPL comes from the coding sequence GTGCAAAATAAACCTGATACGAAATGGTATTATTGCATCGGTCAAGAACGATTTGGCCCCTTCTCCGAAGCAGATTTTGTTCGTGAGATTCTTGACGATAAAATACAAGATGAGACTCTCATCTGGTACCATGGCGCTGCGGGATGGATCAAGCTTTCCGATTCGCCAATTGCTGCTATGATTACCACCATTCGGAGTAGAGTTTCTCCACCTCCTATTTCGTCCAGCAAGGAAGATCGGGAAAATATTAAAGCGTCTGATGAAATTAATGAGCCGATCATAAGCAATTATTGGAAAAAGAAATTTGATTCAGTTGAAAAGATGCCAAGGGATGGTGCTGGGAAACCAACCATTAACAGAGAAGGAAAGTGGAATAGCAATATAAAAAATTTTAGCGTTGCGTCTTTTTGGGGATTTATGTTCGGTCCTCTTTATTACATTAAACTAAAGATGTATCACAAAGCGGCATTTATTATTTCTATATGGATTATAATTCAAAGTATCCAACAATTTATTGAGTCTATATCTGGAGTTCCCTTAACTGGTAAGTTTGAATACTTTTTATTAATCGTTATACCCATGTACTGTTGCTTTTATGTTAATATAGATTACTATAGATTCATAAAATATAAAGAAAATCTCTGGGATTGGTTCCCTAAAATTTTAACACCAACACAATCTGTTGCTTCCGTTTTTCTAGTTTCTATAATATTGGCTATTGCAGTATTCCAAAATTTTGATTCGGCAGATGATATTCTGAACGATGTGAGTGGTGTCTGGAGAGGAGACGACGGAACTATTGCATCAATTGATCTCATATCAAAGAAAACTATAAGTATAGGGAATTCGACAGTATATTGTTCTCTAAAAAACTCTGACACAGTCAGTGGTGTTGCCGTCTTAGTGTGCAATCACGGCAAAAACTCCGAAAACATACTCGTCACAATAAGCAAGCGTCAGGTAAAATCGGGATTTACGATTGCCATATCTATTAATGATAGCGGAGAAGTACAATATTCATATGTTAGGCCATTATAG